In one window of Candidatus Fonsibacter ubiquis DNA:
- a CDS encoding lycopene cyclase family protein has protein sequence MKKFNYIIVGAGCSGLSLAYEMNVKNLFNDKTCAIIDKRKEFNRDKIWSYWNIYEHSFYDCLINKWDKFCVKKNQNEIILDCENFQYQSIDSQKFYKKILDNLNSNKNIKLILNKSVDKIYENKDEAIVQCSDEIFRTDIIFNSSLDNKTTKESELFQHFYGCEVVFDENVNLPEYPIIMDFNCNQDSWVHFFYTLPMGKNKIFIENTWISNEKSFAFERYIAEINYYIQNNLNYKKKYKTNYSEIGSIPMFHFKNNMKYKKIINIGTAGNLTRKSTGYTFLNIQKSVKQIVINISKKQSIKESSVSLKYNYLDNIFIKVLLEKKGSMYEVFFDLFKKNKTKDIVKFLSNTSNWFEDLRIILSMPKLIFIKKLLNL, from the coding sequence ATGAAAAAATTTAATTATATTATAGTTGGCGCTGGCTGCTCAGGTCTTTCTCTAGCTTATGAGATGAATGTTAAAAATCTTTTTAATGATAAAACATGCGCTATAATTGATAAAAGAAAGGAATTTAACAGAGATAAAATATGGTCATACTGGAATATTTACGAACATTCTTTTTATGATTGTTTAATAAATAAATGGGATAAGTTTTGTGTAAAAAAAAATCAAAATGAGATAATTTTAGATTGTGAAAATTTTCAATATCAATCAATTGATAGTCAAAAGTTTTATAAAAAAATTTTAGACAATTTAAATTCAAATAAAAATATAAAATTAATCTTAAATAAGTCTGTCGATAAAATTTATGAAAATAAAGATGAAGCAATTGTACAATGTAGTGATGAAATCTTTAGGACAGATATAATATTTAACAGCTCATTGGATAATAAGACGACTAAAGAAAGTGAGCTTTTTCAACACTTCTACGGCTGTGAAGTTGTTTTTGATGAAAATGTAAATTTACCAGAATATCCAATTATAATGGATTTTAACTGTAACCAAGATAGTTGGGTTCATTTTTTTTACACATTGCCGATGGGTAAAAATAAAATTTTTATTGAAAACACATGGATATCAAATGAAAAAAGCTTTGCATTTGAACGATATATCGCTGAAATAAATTATTATATTCAAAATAATCTTAATTATAAAAAAAAATACAAAACTAATTACTCAGAAATAGGATCAATTCCTATGTTTCATTTCAAAAACAATATGAAATATAAAAAAATAATTAATATTGGTACTGCTGGTAACCTCACGCGCAAAAGTACTGGATATACTTTTTTAAATATTCAAAAATCAGTAAAACAAATAGTTATTAATATTTCAAAGAAACAGAGTATAAAAGAATCAAGTGTAAGTTTAAAATATAACTACCTTGATAATATATTCATAAAAGTTCTCTTAGAAAAAAAAGGAAGTATGTATGAAGTTTTTTTTGACCTTTTTAAAAAAAATAAGACAAAGGATATCGTGAAGTTTTTATCAAATACAAGTAATTGGTTTGAGGATTTAAGGATAATTCTATCAATGCCTAAGTTAATTTTTATTAAAAAATTATTAAATTTATAA
- a CDS encoding Brp/Blh family beta-carotene 15,15'-dioxygenase, whose amino-acid sequence MKKYFVNINYFFVALVIFLLLIQSKVDLTITTKYIICFFLIATIGISHGAYDGHKGLVFLKEKINFPKLLFYFTYISLVLFVFFFWYLNPKISLIVFLILSSFHFGKEDLEIYITKIFRFRVFIFFLKGSLIILLPLYFKYDETNEIFNSILFLQSSTLIPSIFVKLLLPLNLLLQFFFYIYILIKRNILYKDFLIIFSEIFLIIIIFYLFSIITAFTLYFCFIHSLKNIIAISNELNSNIYLGFRSFLLKSLPITITTFLLLFLSLFVLTSIEPLEEVIQKTIFIGLASLTLPHIVLHYFIDR is encoded by the coding sequence GTGAAAAAATATTTTGTTAATATAAATTATTTTTTTGTTGCCTTGGTAATATTTTTGCTACTAATTCAAAGTAAAGTCGATTTAACCATAACAACTAAATATATCATTTGTTTTTTTTTAATTGCGACAATTGGAATTTCACACGGGGCTTATGATGGTCATAAAGGGCTAGTGTTTCTAAAAGAAAAAATTAATTTTCCAAAATTATTATTTTATTTTACCTATATAAGTCTTGTTTTATTTGTTTTCTTTTTTTGGTATTTAAATCCAAAAATCTCTTTAATTGTTTTCTTAATTTTATCTTCCTTTCATTTTGGCAAAGAAGATTTGGAAATTTACATAACTAAGATATTTAGATTTAGAGTCTTTATCTTTTTTTTAAAAGGGTCACTAATTATCTTATTACCGCTCTATTTTAAATATGATGAAACAAATGAAATTTTTAATAGTATACTTTTTTTACAATCTTCAACTTTGATTCCAAGTATCTTTGTAAAATTACTTCTACCTTTAAATTTGTTACTTCAGTTTTTTTTTTATATTTATATTTTGATAAAAAGAAATATTTTATATAAAGATTTTTTAATTATTTTTTCTGAGATTTTTTTAATAATAATTATTTTTTATTTATTTAGTATTATAACTGCATTTACACTTTACTTTTGTTTTATACATTCACTTAAAAATATAATTGCAATTTCAAACGAACTAAACTCCAATATTTACCTTGGATTTAGAAGTTTTTTATTAAAATCTTTGCCCATAACTATCACCACATTTTTATTATTATTTCTAAGTTTATTTGTGCTTACAAGTATTGAGCCATTAGAAGAAGTAATTCAAAAAACTATATTTATAGGACTTGCGTCTTTAACTTTGCCTCACATTGTTCTTCATTATTTTATAGATAGATAA
- a CDS encoding propionyl-CoA synthetase, giving the protein MISRYENLYKASLENTEKFWDEAAKDVKWFKPYKKILDRSNPPFYRWFPDGVINSCYNAIDRHVEEGNGSRTAILYDSPVTSKKKSFNYLEAKKIISTFAGALKNFGINKGDRIIIYMPMIPEAVFAMLACARIGAVHSVVFGGFAANELAARINDSEAKLIISASCGFEPGRTIQYKPLLDEAIKLAKIKPKKCIIFQRENNFVELGANDISWSEFIKNSNEADCEPMNSNDPAYILYTSGTTGTPKGIVRDTGGHIVALKWSMKNIYNINPGDVWWSASDIGWVVGHSYIVYAPLFHGCTTIIYEGKPVGTPDAGSFWRVISEHKVKTLFTAPTAFRAIKKEDPEGKFFKKYDLSNFESLFLAGERADPDTIKWAENLLKKPVIDHWWQTETGWAISSNFAGLGLFKTKYGSAGKAVPGYNIQILKPDGTQAKTSEMGDVVIKLPLPPGTFPTLWNADKRYKENYMDPYQGYYKTYDAGHIDEEGYIWIMSRTDDIINVAGHRLSTGSMEEILSENNSVAECAVLGIADNLKGQIPLGLIVLKSGVSKKPEEITKECIQMVRKKIGPVAAFKNIVIVRRLPKTRSGKILRGTVSKIADQVPYKMPATIDDPAILDEIKSSLITAGIIKN; this is encoded by the coding sequence TTGATCAGTCGTTACGAAAACTTATATAAAGCTTCCCTTGAAAATACAGAAAAATTTTGGGATGAGGCTGCTAAAGATGTTAAATGGTTTAAGCCATATAAAAAAATTTTAGATCGATCTAACCCACCCTTTTATCGATGGTTTCCTGATGGAGTAATTAATTCCTGCTATAATGCGATTGATAGACATGTTGAAGAAGGAAATGGATCACGAACTGCTATTCTATACGACAGTCCAGTAACTTCTAAAAAAAAATCATTTAATTATTTAGAAGCAAAAAAAATAATTTCTACTTTTGCAGGCGCACTTAAAAATTTCGGAATAAATAAAGGCGATAGAATAATAATTTACATGCCAATGATCCCTGAGGCTGTTTTTGCAATGCTTGCATGCGCAAGAATTGGTGCAGTCCATTCAGTTGTGTTTGGAGGATTTGCTGCAAATGAACTTGCGGCAAGAATAAATGATTCTGAAGCTAAACTAATAATTTCTGCATCTTGTGGCTTTGAGCCGGGAAGAACGATTCAATACAAACCTCTTTTAGATGAGGCAATTAAACTTGCTAAAATTAAACCAAAAAAATGCATCATATTTCAAAGGGAAAATAATTTTGTAGAGTTGGGAGCAAATGATATCAGTTGGAGCGAATTTATTAAAAATTCCAACGAGGCTGACTGTGAGCCTATGAATTCAAATGATCCTGCCTATATACTTTATACCTCTGGAACAACTGGAACACCAAAAGGTATCGTAAGAGATACGGGCGGTCACATCGTAGCATTAAAATGGTCTATGAAAAATATTTATAATATTAATCCTGGAGATGTCTGGTGGTCAGCGAGTGATATTGGTTGGGTTGTTGGACATTCTTATATAGTTTACGCTCCATTATTTCATGGATGCACAACAATAATTTACGAAGGAAAACCTGTTGGAACTCCTGATGCTGGATCTTTCTGGAGAGTAATATCTGAACACAAGGTTAAAACATTATTTACTGCTCCAACCGCTTTTAGAGCTATTAAAAAAGAAGACCCTGAGGGAAAATTTTTTAAAAAATACGATTTATCTAATTTTGAAAGTCTGTTTTTAGCTGGAGAAAGAGCGGACCCAGATACGATTAAATGGGCAGAAAACCTACTAAAAAAACCTGTCATTGATCATTGGTGGCAGACTGAGACGGGCTGGGCCATTAGTTCAAACTTTGCAGGTCTTGGTTTATTTAAAACTAAATATGGCTCTGCTGGAAAAGCTGTCCCAGGATACAATATTCAAATCCTTAAACCAGATGGCACACAAGCAAAGACTTCTGAGATGGGAGATGTGGTTATAAAATTACCACTGCCACCAGGAACTTTTCCAACACTTTGGAACGCAGATAAAAGATATAAAGAAAACTACATGGATCCCTATCAAGGTTACTATAAAACCTATGATGCAGGGCATATTGATGAGGAAGGTTATATTTGGATAATGTCAAGAACCGATGACATTATTAATGTTGCAGGACATAGACTTTCGACGGGTTCAATGGAAGAAATTTTATCTGAAAATAATAGCGTTGCAGAGTGTGCAGTACTTGGAATTGCAGACAATTTAAAAGGTCAAATACCTCTTGGATTAATTGTTTTAAAATCTGGAGTTTCAAAAAAACCAGAGGAAATTACAAAAGAATGTATACAAATGGTTAGAAAAAAAATTGGACCGGTAGCTGCATTTAAAAATATAGTTATTGTGAGAAGACTTCCAAAAACAAGATCTGGAAAAATTTTAAGAGGAACTGTAAGTAAGATTGCAGATCAGGTTCCTTATAAAATGCCAGCAACTATTGATGATCCTGCTATTTTAGATGAAATCAAATCTTCCTTGATTACTGCTGGAATAATTAAAAATTAA
- a CDS encoding dihydroorotase produces the protein MSIIYDVIIKNGNCFINNSLTQTDIGIKDNQIIKIGAINESGNKVLEAKNLTIIPGAIDTQVHFREPGNPDKEDLESGSKAAILGGITSVFEMPNTNPATDNFERFQDKLNRAKNRMYCNYAFYFGATENNFEFIKQTTDLEGCCGIKMFIGSSTGTLLVKKDEAIEEVIRISPRVVSIHSEDDDLLQKKKILIEKGNVKTHPIWRDSEVALTSTKKVVNFANKHKKRIHILHVSSKEEIDFLSTNKNYVTVETTPQFLTLFAPDCYEELGTLAQMNPPIRTKDHQIILWKRLLDGTIDVLGSDHAPHTLKEKQKTYPESPSGLTGVQTMLPIMLDHVSNKKLSFQRLVELLSINPCKIFNIKKRGEIKEGYFADLTIIDMTLDFKITNDWIASRCGWTPFHNKTVRGFPVGTIVNGKIASWDKKIIDTKFGKPLEF, from the coding sequence ATGTCTATTATATATGATGTAATTATAAAAAACGGCAATTGTTTTATAAATAACAGTCTTACGCAAACTGATATTGGAATTAAAGATAATCAAATTATTAAAATAGGGGCTATCAATGAGAGTGGAAATAAAGTTCTTGAAGCTAAAAACCTTACAATTATTCCAGGCGCTATAGATACACAGGTTCATTTCAGAGAACCCGGTAATCCTGACAAAGAAGATTTAGAAAGTGGAAGTAAAGCCGCAATTTTAGGAGGGATTACTTCTGTTTTTGAAATGCCAAATACTAATCCAGCAACTGATAATTTTGAAAGATTTCAAGATAAGCTAAATCGAGCAAAAAATAGAATGTATTGTAATTATGCATTTTATTTTGGAGCCACAGAAAATAATTTTGAGTTTATAAAACAAACTACAGATTTAGAAGGATGCTGTGGGATAAAAATGTTTATTGGTTCATCAACTGGAACATTACTTGTTAAAAAAGACGAGGCTATAGAAGAAGTTATTAGAATAAGTCCAAGAGTTGTTTCAATACATTCAGAAGATGATGATTTATTGCAAAAGAAAAAGATTTTAATAGAAAAAGGAAATGTAAAAACCCATCCTATTTGGCGAGATTCTGAAGTTGCGTTAACGTCTACCAAAAAAGTAGTTAATTTTGCAAATAAACATAAGAAAAGAATACATATTTTACATGTGTCCTCTAAAGAAGAGATAGATTTTTTATCAACTAATAAAAATTATGTAACTGTTGAAACAACTCCTCAGTTCTTAACCTTATTTGCACCAGATTGTTATGAAGAACTTGGAACCTTGGCACAAATGAATCCTCCAATAAGAACAAAAGATCATCAGATTATTTTATGGAAGCGTTTATTAGATGGAACTATCGATGTTCTTGGATCAGATCATGCTCCGCATACATTAAAAGAAAAGCAAAAAACTTATCCTGAAAGTCCATCTGGTTTAACAGGTGTTCAGACTATGCTTCCAATCATGTTAGATCATGTAAGTAATAAAAAACTTTCATTCCAAAGATTAGTCGAATTATTAAGTATAAATCCTTGTAAAATTTTTAACATAAAAAAAAGAGGAGAAATCAAAGAGGGTTATTTTGCAGATCTAACTATAATTGATATGACTTTAGATTTTAAAATTACTAATGATTGGATTGCAAGTAGATGTGGATGGACACCTTTTCACAATAAGACAGTGAGAGGATTTCCAGTTGGAACTATTGTAAATGGCAAAATTGCTTCTTGGGATAAGAAAATTATTGATACTAAATTTGGAAAGCCTTTAGAATTTTAA
- a CDS encoding phytoene/squalene synthase family protein, with product MKIENYIRFYGKSFYWAGKFLEKEVFEDCSTLYAFCRVIDNLVDKKSNSKTNVKKFIKDYQSQNSKIQVNKEFKKIETKYQIPKKYINDLFYGINLDTKTVKIKSTKEIIKYSYYVAGTVGAMMSYIFQTSKPQAIKHAINLGIAMQLTNISRDVLKDAYLNRIYLPKNMLNEEITAKDIIKKKFNKKHLFLVIKKIIFLSEKYYDSGNIGIKYLPKKVKFPIFLASSLYRGIGKKIFSSSYNRYFLDRTYLNFMEKIIITFKSFYFFFIVNNGYKN from the coding sequence ATGAAAATAGAGAATTATATTCGATTTTATGGAAAATCTTTTTATTGGGCTGGTAAATTTTTAGAAAAAGAAGTTTTTGAAGATTGTTCAACCCTTTATGCTTTTTGCAGAGTTATAGATAATTTAGTTGATAAAAAATCAAATTCAAAGACAAATGTAAAAAAGTTTATAAAAGACTACCAAAGTCAAAATTCTAAAATTCAAGTTAATAAAGAATTCAAAAAAATTGAGACGAAGTATCAAATTCCAAAAAAATATATTAACGACTTATTTTATGGAATAAATTTGGACACAAAAACTGTCAAAATAAAATCAACAAAAGAAATTATTAAATATTCCTATTATGTAGCTGGAACAGTTGGAGCAATGATGTCTTATATTTTTCAAACTTCAAAACCCCAAGCCATAAAACATGCAATAAATCTTGGAATAGCAATGCAGCTTACAAATATTTCAAGGGACGTATTAAAAGATGCTTATTTAAATAGAATTTATCTGCCTAAAAATATGTTAAATGAGGAAATTACAGCTAAAGATATTATAAAAAAAAAATTTAATAAAAAACATTTATTCTTAGTAATTAAAAAAATAATATTTTTATCAGAAAAATATTATGATAGCGGAAATATCGGAATTAAATATCTTCCAAAGAAAGTTAAATTTCCAATTTTTTTAGCAAGCTCATTATACAGAGGTATTGGAAAAAAAATTTTTAGTTCAAGTTACAATAGATACTTTTTAGATAGAACTTATTTAAATTTCATGGAAAAAATTATTATAACTTTTAAGTCATTTTATTTTTTCTTTATTGTTAATAATGGTTACAAAAATTAA
- the crtI gene encoding phytoene desaturase family protein, translating to MPDSAVVIGAGFGGIASAIRLRAMNYNVTLIEKNSDLGGRARTFYKNGYTFDAGPTVITAPYLLDELFTLFKKDIKDYVKIIPLKIWYQFIFSDLSKFNYTGNHNENLKEISKFNTNDIQGFEELLKFSERIFNKGYLELSDTPFSKLSFMLKQIPSLLLLKSYLSVFKLVSRFLKNEKLRKIFSVHPLLVGGNPFSTTSIYTLILFLEKKWGVHYALGGTGKIISSLEKLMNEIGIKIIKNDEVIKITTEKERVTGIITKNNKIINSKIIICNADPPFVYKNLLDEKQHNFLFKTKVKRMNYSMGLFVYYFGSKKKYHNVEHHSIYFGDTYKELLDQIFNKKILNDDISYYLHRPTATDPTMAPPDRDCFYVLVPVPNNLSNIKWSEEGERFKKVIIKKLSSTLLPEIEKFIEEDFYITPDYFETELKTLYGSGFSIQPKFTQSAYFRFHNESEIYKGLYFAGAGTHPGAGIPGVLSSAKILDKIVPKVQ from the coding sequence ATGCCAGACAGCGCTGTTGTAATTGGTGCGGGTTTTGGAGGAATTGCCTCCGCAATAAGGTTAAGAGCGATGAATTATAACGTCACCTTGATCGAAAAAAATTCTGATTTAGGAGGTAGAGCTAGAACTTTTTATAAAAACGGCTACACTTTTGATGCTGGACCTACCGTTATCACCGCTCCTTATCTACTTGATGAATTATTTACTCTATTTAAAAAAGACATAAAAGATTATGTAAAAATTATTCCATTAAAAATTTGGTACCAGTTTATATTTAGCGATTTATCAAAGTTTAATTACACTGGAAATCATAATGAAAATTTAAAAGAAATTTCTAAATTTAATACAAATGATATTCAAGGATTTGAGGAATTATTAAAATTTTCAGAAAGAATATTTAATAAAGGCTATTTAGAATTATCAGACACACCTTTTTCAAAACTTTCTTTCATGCTAAAGCAAATTCCTTCTTTATTATTACTTAAAAGTTATCTGTCTGTTTTTAAATTAGTGTCTAGATTTCTAAAGAATGAAAAATTAAGAAAAATTTTTAGTGTTCATCCACTTTTAGTTGGGGGAAACCCATTTTCTACAACCTCAATTTACACTTTAATTTTATTTTTAGAAAAAAAATGGGGAGTGCATTATGCATTAGGTGGTACTGGAAAAATTATTTCATCATTAGAAAAACTTATGAATGAAATTGGAATTAAAATTATAAAAAATGATGAAGTTATAAAAATTACTACAGAAAAAGAAAGAGTTACAGGTATAATAACTAAAAATAATAAAATTATTAATTCAAAAATTATCATTTGTAATGCGGACCCCCCCTTTGTTTATAAAAATTTGTTAGATGAAAAACAGCATAATTTTTTATTTAAAACTAAAGTAAAACGTATGAACTATTCTATGGGTTTATTTGTTTACTATTTTGGATCTAAAAAAAAATATCACAACGTAGAGCATCATAGTATCTATTTCGGAGATACTTATAAAGAATTGTTAGATCAAATATTTAATAAAAAAATACTAAATGATGACATAAGTTATTACCTTCACCGACCTACGGCAACTGATCCAACCATGGCCCCGCCTGATAGAGATTGTTTTTATGTTTTAGTGCCTGTGCCCAATAATTTATCTAATATAAAATGGAGTGAAGAGGGTGAGCGATTTAAAAAAGTAATTATTAAAAAATTAAGCTCTACTTTATTGCCTGAAATAGAAAAATTTATTGAAGAAGACTTCTATATAACTCCTGATTATTTCGAAACAGAACTTAAGACACTTTATGGATCAGGTTTTTCAATTCAGCCAAAATTCACACAATCTGCGTATTTTAGATTTCATAATGAATCTGAGATTTACAAAGGCTTATACTTTGCTGGTGCTGGAACTCACCCGGGAGCTGGGATTCCTGGAGTTTTATCATCAGCTAAAATTTTAGATAAAATTGTTCCTAAAGTTCAATGA
- the nadA gene encoding quinolinate synthase NadA: MSIQLEFTKEIEKNTAGIYQKIKSVVPEVEWPLHAPYIYKINELKKNKNAVILAHNYQTPEIYYGVADIIGDSLTLAIEAEKTKADIIIMAGVHFMAETAKIMSPNKKVLIPDINAGCSLAESITAEDVRKLKKKYPGLPVVTYVNTSAEVKAETDVCCTSANGVKVVESLGVKEVIFLPDIYLAKYVASQTKVKIISWHGKCMVHDQFTAEELNQLRKNYPDLIIVSHPECPPDVIQSSDFTGSTSGMIQYVRNKKPKNVFLVTECSMSDNVQVENPTTNFIRPCNLCPHMKKIQLPKIYDCLINETNEVLIDKSILKKARVPIERMIKIGRQSSLS, encoded by the coding sequence ATGAGCATTCAACTAGAGTTTACTAAAGAAATTGAAAAAAATACCGCAGGTATTTATCAAAAAATAAAGTCAGTTGTGCCAGAAGTGGAATGGCCCCTGCACGCTCCTTATATTTATAAAATTAATGAACTTAAAAAAAATAAGAACGCTGTTATTTTAGCACATAATTATCAGACGCCAGAAATCTATTACGGAGTTGCTGATATTATTGGTGACTCTTTAACTTTGGCAATAGAAGCTGAAAAAACTAAAGCAGATATTATTATTATGGCAGGAGTTCATTTTATGGCAGAGACTGCAAAAATAATGTCTCCAAATAAAAAAGTTCTCATTCCAGATATTAATGCAGGATGCTCATTAGCAGAATCTATTACCGCAGAAGATGTTAGAAAATTAAAAAAAAAATACCCAGGCTTACCAGTAGTTACCTATGTTAATACTTCTGCTGAGGTTAAAGCTGAAACAGATGTCTGTTGTACTTCAGCTAATGGAGTAAAAGTTGTTGAGTCTTTAGGGGTAAAAGAGGTCATATTTTTACCGGATATTTATCTTGCAAAATATGTTGCCTCACAAACTAAAGTAAAAATTATTTCTTGGCATGGAAAATGTATGGTTCACGATCAGTTTACAGCTGAAGAATTAAATCAACTTAGAAAAAATTATCCTGATTTAATAATTGTTTCTCATCCAGAGTGCCCTCCTGATGTTATTCAATCTTCCGATTTTACAGGCTCAACTTCTGGAATGATACAATACGTGCGAAATAAAAAACCAAAAAATGTCTTTTTAGTTACAGAGTGTTCAATGAGTGACAACGTGCAGGTAGAAAATCCAACAACAAATTTTATTAGACCATGCAATTTGTGTCCTCATATGAAAAAAATACAACTGCCAAAAATCTATGATTGTTTAATCAATGAAACAAATGAAGTTTTAATTGATAAATCCATTTTAAAAAAAGCAAGAGTTCCAATTGAACGAATGATCAAAATTGGACGTCAATCTAGTCTTTCCTAA
- a CDS encoding YgfZ/GcvT domain-containing protein, with protein METNKAYITLKGFISIKGEGSIDFIQNIISNNIKKVTDNNCIFSSLLTPQGKFLFEFMILKINNYFLIECNTELIKELFNKLLNYKLRSKVEIQVENDLISIDIPFIKFENLNINKFNVINYKNYIIFEDPRIKNTLARAVVEKSKIKEFLNDLNIELSNEKYLLEKKLFDLGIPSKDIIKLQNQIFSLEANFLELNGIDQKKGCYIGQENTARMYLKNKVNKRLFALQTISGIIKEGQKITLDNEEIGKVLIDDLFPFALIKINRDNKNLIINKELKTDTAIIKINIPNWMVI; from the coding sequence ATGGAAACAAATAAAGCTTATATAACTTTAAAAGGTTTTATTAGCATCAAAGGAGAGGGTAGTATTGATTTTATTCAAAATATTATTTCTAATAATATTAAAAAAGTAACAGATAATAATTGTATATTTTCATCATTATTAACTCCGCAAGGAAAGTTTTTATTTGAATTTATGATTCTTAAAATAAATAATTATTTTTTGATCGAATGCAATACTGAATTAATAAAAGAATTATTTAATAAACTCTTAAATTATAAATTAAGATCTAAAGTTGAAATTCAAGTTGAAAATGATCTAATAAGTATCGATATCCCTTTTATAAAATTTGAAAATCTAAATATTAATAAATTTAATGTAATTAATTATAAAAATTATATAATTTTTGAAGATCCAAGAATAAAAAATACACTAGCAAGAGCAGTTGTAGAAAAATCTAAAATTAAAGAATTCTTAAATGATTTAAATATTGAATTATCAAATGAAAAATATCTATTAGAAAAAAAACTTTTTGATTTAGGAATTCCATCTAAAGATATTATAAAGTTACAAAATCAAATATTTTCTCTTGAAGCTAACTTTCTCGAATTAAATGGAATTGATCAAAAAAAAGGATGTTACATTGGTCAGGAAAATACTGCGCGAATGTATTTAAAAAATAAGGTTAATAAGAGATTATTCGCACTTCAAACTATTAGTGGAATAATTAAAGAAGGACAAAAAATAACACTGGATAATGAAGAGATTGGAAAGGTTTTAATTGATGATTTATTTCCTTTTGCATTAATCAAAATTAATAGAGACAATAAAAATTTAATAATTAATAAAGAGTTAAAGACCGATACTGCGATTATAAAAATTAACATTCCAAACTGGATGGTAATCTAA